A section of the Petrimonas sulfuriphila genome encodes:
- the secA gene encoding preprotein translocase subunit SecA gives MGFNSFISKIFGNKAQRDLNEINPIVNLIKEAYPGIAKLSNDELRAKTKELEKKIEEYITGDNARIAELKASIEEVELEKRESVWNEIDKIEKEITSKLGKILSEILPEAFSIVKETAKRFKENPETVVTATDFDRDLAASHDFVRIEGDKAVYLNRWVAGGNEITWDMVHYDVQLFGGVVLHQGKIAEMATGEGKTLVATLPVFLNALTHRGVHVVTVNDYLSKRDSEWMGPIYMFHGLSVDCIDKHEPNSDARRKAYEADITFGTNNEFGFDYLRDNMAVSPKDLVQRIHNYAIVDEVDSVLIDDARTPLIISGPVPKGDDQLFDLFRPRVEQVVKAQRDFTTRLLADAKAKMTSEDKKEQEEGALLLFRSYKGMPKYKPLIKFLSEQGVKAAMLKTEEFYMQEQSRNMHIVTDPLYFVIDEKQNSIELTDKGIDLLTGKSDDPHFFVLPDIASQLAELDNLPLSDEEKAAKKDELLQNYAIKSERVHTINQLLKAYTLFEKDDEYVVIDNKVKIVDEQTGRIMEGRRYSDGLHQAIEAKERVKVEAATQTFATITLQNYFRMYNKLAGMTGTAETEAGEFWDIYKLDVVVIPTNRPIVRNDMNDRIYKTKREKYTAVIDEIENTISKGRPVLVGTTSVEISELLSRMLTLRKIKHNVLNAKLHQREAEIVANAGQRGMVTIATNMAGRGTDIKLTPEVKDAGGLAIIGTERHESRRVDRQLRGRAGRQGDPGSSVFFVSLEDDLMRLFATERIAGLMDRMGFKEGDMLEHDMLNKSVERAQKKVEENNFGIRKRLLEYDDVMNSQREVIYKRRRHALMGDRIEIDVTNMITETAKNVVEANEDDFENMKLDLFRVMAVEIPFSEKEMKEMKIDVQVEKVVQKAISGFKRKADRLAEIAQPVIKDVYEKQGAMYENILIPISDGKRIYNIATNLKEAYESGSKALVKSFEKSILLHTIDEDWKEHLREMDELRHSVQNASYEQKDPLLIYKLESFSLFKIMVNDINSKAVSILMRGQIPVQDPKNVRQAAPEQKTDYSKYRTQKDEIEGGPSSNGSPRQPEQRKLEPVRVEKKVGRNDPCPCGSGKKFKNCHGQGA, from the coding sequence ATGGGATTCAATTCATTTATAAGTAAAATATTTGGTAATAAGGCACAGAGGGACCTGAACGAGATAAACCCCATTGTAAATTTAATAAAGGAGGCTTATCCGGGAATAGCCAAGCTCTCAAACGATGAGTTACGTGCAAAAACCAAAGAACTCGAAAAGAAAATAGAAGAATACATTACCGGGGATAACGCCCGTATCGCGGAGCTAAAAGCCAGTATTGAAGAAGTGGAACTCGAAAAACGCGAGTCGGTTTGGAACGAGATAGATAAAATTGAAAAGGAGATTACATCGAAATTGGGGAAAATATTATCGGAAATTCTTCCCGAAGCATTTTCTATTGTCAAGGAAACAGCTAAAAGATTTAAGGAAAACCCGGAAACTGTGGTTACGGCCACCGATTTTGACCGTGATTTAGCGGCCAGTCACGATTTTGTGCGTATAGAGGGAGATAAGGCTGTTTACCTGAATCGCTGGGTTGCCGGTGGCAATGAAATAACCTGGGACATGGTGCATTACGATGTGCAGCTGTTTGGGGGCGTGGTGCTGCACCAGGGCAAGATTGCCGAAATGGCAACCGGTGAAGGGAAAACGTTGGTGGCCACCCTGCCGGTATTCCTCAATGCTCTTACACACAGAGGAGTGCATGTGGTTACCGTAAACGATTACTTGTCCAAACGTGACTCGGAGTGGATGGGGCCAATATACATGTTCCACGGGCTTTCGGTAGATTGTATCGATAAGCATGAACCCAACTCCGACGCCCGCCGCAAGGCTTACGAAGCCGACATTACCTTTGGTACGAACAACGAGTTTGGGTTCGATTACCTTCGCGACAATATGGCTGTTTCACCCAAAGATCTGGTGCAACGTATACACAACTATGCCATCGTGGACGAGGTTGACTCCGTATTAATTGACGATGCGCGTACCCCCTTGATCATATCGGGACCCGTTCCGAAAGGCGATGATCAGTTGTTTGATCTTTTCCGTCCACGGGTGGAGCAGGTGGTAAAAGCACAGCGTGATTTTACTACCCGGTTGCTTGCTGATGCAAAAGCCAAAATGACTTCGGAAGATAAAAAGGAACAGGAGGAAGGAGCCTTGTTGCTCTTCCGTTCTTACAAGGGTATGCCAAAATACAAGCCGCTCATCAAATTTTTAAGTGAACAGGGTGTGAAAGCGGCCATGCTGAAGACCGAAGAGTTTTATATGCAGGAGCAGTCGCGCAACATGCATATCGTTACCGACCCGTTGTACTTCGTGATTGACGAGAAACAGAACAGCATCGAATTGACCGATAAAGGCATCGACCTGCTGACGGGGAAGTCGGACGATCCGCACTTTTTTGTGTTGCCCGACATTGCCTCGCAACTGGCCGAACTGGACAACCTGCCGTTGTCCGACGAAGAGAAAGCAGCTAAAAAAGATGAGCTCCTACAGAATTACGCGATAAAATCGGAACGTGTTCATACGATAAACCAGCTTCTTAAAGCTTACACCCTGTTCGAGAAAGACGACGAGTACGTGGTGATCGACAACAAAGTGAAAATCGTGGATGAACAAACAGGCCGTATTATGGAAGGACGCCGTTACTCTGACGGGTTGCATCAGGCTATTGAGGCAAAGGAACGGGTGAAAGTGGAAGCTGCGACGCAAACCTTTGCCACCATTACCTTGCAAAACTACTTCAGGATGTATAACAAGCTTGCGGGTATGACCGGGACAGCAGAAACAGAGGCTGGTGAATTTTGGGACATTTACAAGCTGGACGTGGTGGTGATTCCAACCAACCGGCCCATTGTCCGTAATGATATGAACGACCGCATCTATAAAACCAAACGTGAGAAATATACAGCGGTAATCGACGAAATAGAAAATACCATTTCTAAAGGCCGCCCGGTTCTGGTGGGAACAACCTCAGTAGAGATTTCCGAACTGTTAAGCAGGATGCTTACACTTCGAAAAATAAAACACAACGTGTTGAACGCCAAATTACATCAACGCGAAGCGGAAATTGTTGCCAATGCCGGACAGCGTGGAATGGTAACCATCGCTACCAACATGGCGGGGCGTGGTACCGATATTAAACTTACGCCGGAGGTAAAAGATGCCGGAGGGTTGGCTATTATAGGTACGGAACGGCATGAAAGTCGCCGTGTCGACCGTCAGTTACGTGGCCGTGCCGGCCGTCAGGGAGATCCGGGCTCTTCGGTTTTTTTCGTATCTCTCGAAGATGACCTGATGCGCTTGTTTGCCACCGAACGGATTGCCGGGCTTATGGACCGGATGGGCTTCAAGGAAGGCGATATGCTTGAGCACGACATGTTGAACAAATCGGTGGAACGTGCCCAGAAAAAAGTGGAGGAAAACAACTTTGGTATTCGTAAACGGTTGTTGGAATACGATGACGTGATGAATTCTCAACGCGAAGTGATCTATAAACGTCGCCGTCATGCATTGATGGGCGACCGTATCGAGATTGATGTTACCAACATGATAACGGAGACGGCCAAGAATGTGGTGGAGGCTAACGAGGACGATTTCGAAAACATGAAACTGGACCTTTTCCGTGTAATGGCAGTTGAGATTCCTTTCTCCGAAAAAGAGATGAAGGAGATGAAAATCGACGTGCAAGTTGAAAAAGTGGTTCAAAAGGCTATTTCGGGATTCAAGCGCAAAGCGGATCGATTGGCAGAAATTGCCCAGCCGGTTATCAAGGATGTGTACGAAAAACAGGGTGCCATGTATGAAAACATCCTTATCCCCATTTCCGATGGAAAAAGAATATACAACATTGCTACCAACCTGAAAGAAGCGTATGAATCGGGGTCAAAAGCGCTGGTCAAATCGTTTGAAAAATCAATTTTACTCCACACCATCGACGAAGACTGGAAGGAACATCTCCGGGAAATGGACGAATTACGACATTCGGTTCAAAACGCCAGTTACGAACAAAAAGACCCGCTACTGATTTATAAGCTTGAATCGTTTAGTCTATTTAAAATAATGGTCAACGACATCAATTCAAAGGCGGTTTCTATCCTCATGCGTGGCCAGATTCCCGTTCAGGATCCTAAAAACGTTCGCCAGGCTGCCCCTGAACAGAAAACCGATTACAGCAAATACCGTACTCAAAAGGATGAAATTGAAGGGGGGCCCTCATCCAATGGTTCACCTAGACAGCCTGAACAAAGAAAACTAGAGCCAGTCCGCGTGGAAAAGAAAGTGGGTCGAAACGATCCATGCCCTTGCGGAAGCGGGAAAAAATTCAAAAATTGTCACGGACAAGGTGCCTGA
- a CDS encoding IS110 family transposase: MRTVSGLDVHKDSIFMCILDEQGKKTEEKFGVTTREIKRMAVVMHSRFVSDVCMESTGIYWIPLWRLLESDFKLHLVNPQFLKQLPGRKSDVKDAQWIATALLKELVRDSFVPDGNIQRLRQYGRRINEINKDTVRCEQRIDMLLQRCNVRLSNYVSRTRSRSYRKVVDSLIRGETSVDELIRLIHGRTVNRHGKSAVHDALEGCIVESDRDLLGQYTQMLDMYQSQKQQCHEAMVQMCMNLYREAFLFLLGIPGVKELSAAIIISEIGDNMELFATAAALVSWAGLRPRNDESAGKIKSRQITHGNKYLRKALIECAWSAARTRGSVFYCRFWHLKGMKKHHNAIIVAVAREMLTVIWTLLSRHENFDETYHLKKKTAS, translated from the coding sequence ATGAGAACAGTTAGCGGCCTCGACGTTCACAAAGATAGCATATTTATGTGCATCCTGGACGAGCAAGGCAAAAAAACAGAAGAAAAATTCGGAGTTACCACTCGCGAAATAAAGCGGATGGCCGTTGTAATGCACTCCCGTTTTGTGAGTGATGTATGTATGGAGAGTACGGGCATTTATTGGATTCCCCTCTGGCGTTTATTGGAATCAGATTTCAAGCTTCATCTGGTCAACCCCCAGTTTCTTAAACAATTGCCCGGTCGCAAGAGCGATGTGAAAGACGCACAGTGGATTGCCACGGCCCTGCTCAAGGAATTAGTCAGGGACAGCTTTGTTCCTGACGGCAACATTCAACGCCTGCGCCAATACGGACGGCGCATCAACGAGATAAACAAGGACACGGTTCGTTGTGAACAGCGTATCGACATGCTTCTTCAGCGCTGCAACGTGCGTTTGAGCAATTATGTCTCGCGCACCAGAAGCAGGAGCTACCGCAAAGTGGTGGATTCCCTGATAAGGGGTGAGACATCCGTGGATGAACTTATCCGGCTTATCCACGGGCGCACGGTTAACCGACACGGAAAATCGGCGGTGCATGATGCGTTGGAGGGCTGCATCGTTGAAAGCGACAGGGATTTGCTTGGGCAATACACGCAGATGCTTGACATGTATCAATCACAAAAACAGCAATGCCACGAGGCGATGGTTCAAATGTGTATGAACCTTTATCGGGAAGCATTTTTGTTTCTGCTCGGTATTCCGGGTGTGAAGGAGCTCTCGGCGGCCATCATCATTTCTGAAATAGGCGACAATATGGAACTTTTTGCTACCGCAGCAGCCCTTGTGTCATGGGCAGGACTCAGACCGCGTAACGATGAAAGCGCAGGAAAAATTAAGAGCCGCCAAATAACACACGGGAACAAGTATCTGAGAAAAGCTTTGATAGAATGTGCATGGAGTGCCGCCCGAACAAGAGGATCCGTGTTTTACTGCCGTTTTTGGCATTTAAAAGGCATGAAGAAACACCATAACGCCATTATCGTAGCCGTTGCACGGGAGATGCTTACCGTTATCTGGACACTGCTTTCCAGACATGAGAACTTTGATGAAACGTATCATCTGAAGAAAAAAACTGCTTCGTAG
- a CDS encoding DUF4105 domain-containing protein, with product MKKYFFALILITMSVFANAQVVLSDSAKISLMTCGPWSGAVYAFYGHTALRVQDDSAHMDIVFNYGFFDPTQPNFMYHFVRGETDYILGTTSFEGFISEYAYKKVAVYEQELNLAQPEKQQLWEALYLNHLPENRGYRYNYFYDNCATRPRDMVEKFAGGKIIYPPTKEGQTYRDLLHECLQPYPWNKFGIDLVIGAGADSPIDVRAKMFIPSYLMNSFEGATVVKSDSVSYPLIRSTTTVLVSNEEDNGSEQIIFSPLIAAFALFFITLLVSIIQYIKWNKTQLPQIYDTILFAVYGLGGCILFLLMFFSEHPATNPNWNFVWLNIFALVAAILFWAKPVKKAVNIYHFINFAALTLFLLFWWLLPQQLPVAGILFSMSMWLRSGMNVFMQTKRRKVNKRYVSSKYMKAGWGQ from the coding sequence ATGAAAAAATATTTTTTTGCCCTGATTCTTATCACGATGTCGGTTTTTGCAAATGCCCAGGTAGTATTGAGCGACAGTGCCAAAATAAGCCTGATGACCTGCGGGCCATGGTCGGGAGCAGTTTATGCGTTTTACGGACATACGGCGTTGCGTGTACAGGACGATTCCGCACACATGGATATTGTATTCAATTACGGTTTTTTTGATCCTACCCAGCCCAATTTTATGTATCACTTTGTAAGGGGAGAAACCGATTATATTTTGGGAACAACATCTTTTGAAGGATTTATCAGCGAATATGCCTACAAGAAGGTGGCCGTTTATGAACAGGAGCTTAATTTAGCTCAACCGGAAAAGCAACAGTTATGGGAGGCCTTGTACCTCAATCATTTGCCGGAAAACAGGGGGTATCGGTATAATTATTTTTACGACAACTGCGCCACACGTCCGCGCGATATGGTGGAGAAATTCGCCGGAGGTAAGATTATATACCCACCCACAAAGGAAGGACAAACCTATCGGGATCTCTTGCACGAATGTTTACAACCCTATCCGTGGAACAAATTCGGTATTGATTTGGTCATAGGTGCGGGAGCCGATTCCCCTATTGATGTTCGTGCAAAAATGTTTATTCCTTCTTATTTGATGAATTCATTTGAGGGGGCAACCGTTGTTAAGAGCGACTCTGTCAGCTACCCCCTTATCAGAAGTACAACTACGGTATTGGTTTCAAATGAGGAGGACAATGGTAGCGAACAGATTATATTTTCACCGTTAATAGCGGCATTCGCGCTTTTTTTTATAACCTTGCTGGTATCGATTATTCAATACATAAAGTGGAATAAAACCCAGTTGCCCCAAATTTATGACACGATTTTGTTCGCTGTTTACGGCTTGGGAGGATGTATCCTGTTTCTCCTGATGTTTTTTTCGGAGCATCCGGCTACAAATCCTAACTGGAATTTTGTATGGCTAAACATTTTTGCGCTTGTCGCTGCCATTTTATTTTGGGCAAAGCCGGTGAAAAAAGCGGTAAATATCTATCATTTTATTAACTTTGCAGCCCTAACCCTCTTTCTGCTTTTCTGGTGGTTGCTGCCACAACAATTACCGGTGGCAGGCATTCTTTTTTCAATGAGTATGTGGCTCAGATCGGGAATGAATGTATTTATGCAGACGAAAAGGAGAAAGGTTAATAAGCGGTATGTTTCGTCGAAATACATGAAGGCAGGTTGGGGGCAATGA
- a CDS encoding alkaline phosphatase family protein yields the protein MNKILSSLVALFSVTALCAQDTPIVPKLVVGITIDQLRGDYLEMFQHTFGEKGFKRLLNGGLVYADLEFDFPHLDRASTITTIFTGANPAYHGITGENRFILKENREIPAFSDNNYAGNFTTERYSPLPVKVSTLADELKIASGGQSDVFAFAPHASQALASGGHAASGAYWVEDMTGNWATTAFYKTRQPIVDQHNRTPESLSKKIGSITWRPAIDISNYKAFPYTKNLYNFQHYFGVDKKNHVRLLKQSPYVNTEVREIAEKVLKSSSLGKRQNPDFLALTFYAGNFENSLDKNYSVEVQDTYYRLDQEIEKLLEAIDSAVGLQNTLIFVVSTGYFNEQEIHPSDMVTSGGDFYPDRSIALLNMYLMAIYGREQWVSKYYNQQLFFNRKLIEDRKINFVEFQQKAAEFLVQSAGIQDVITSHQMLHGAYNQRVQHYRNGFYKGISGDLYLELQPGWKVVVENDLNNNVRVRDNAVHAPVIFFGNNIKPQRINRVIDATEIAPSVSHRLRIRAPNAAQANILEELF from the coding sequence ATGAATAAAATATTATCCTCTCTTGTCGCTCTTTTTTCGGTAACCGCTCTTTGTGCCCAGGACACACCAATCGTCCCCAAGTTGGTTGTGGGGATCACCATAGATCAATTACGCGGCGATTACCTGGAGATGTTTCAACATACTTTCGGAGAAAAAGGATTTAAAAGGCTCCTGAATGGGGGGTTGGTTTATGCAGATCTGGAATTTGATTTTCCCCACCTTGATCGTGCTTCCACCATCACTACCATTTTCACGGGTGCCAATCCCGCTTACCACGGAATTACCGGAGAAAACAGGTTTATACTGAAAGAAAACCGGGAAATTCCTGCTTTTTCCGATAACAATTATGCCGGAAATTTCACTACCGAACGTTATTCTCCATTACCTGTAAAGGTTTCTACCCTTGCCGACGAACTCAAAATCGCTTCCGGAGGACAATCGGATGTGTTTGCTTTTGCGCCTCACGCTTCACAGGCATTGGCATCCGGAGGACACGCTGCCAGTGGTGCGTACTGGGTTGAAGACATGACCGGAAACTGGGCAACGACGGCTTTTTATAAAACCCGGCAACCCATCGTGGATCAACATAACCGTACACCGGAGTCATTGAGTAAGAAAATTGGTTCCATCACGTGGCGCCCAGCTATCGACATATCGAATTACAAAGCGTTTCCTTATACCAAGAACCTGTATAACTTCCAGCATTACTTCGGTGTGGATAAAAAAAATCACGTTCGGTTATTGAAACAGTCGCCTTATGTTAACACGGAAGTTCGTGAAATTGCAGAGAAGGTACTAAAATCCAGCTCGTTGGGAAAACGTCAAAATCCTGATTTCCTGGCGTTGACTTTCTATGCCGGCAATTTTGAAAATTCGCTCGACAAAAACTATTCCGTTGAAGTGCAAGACACTTACTACCGGCTGGATCAGGAAATAGAGAAACTGCTCGAAGCTATTGATTCAGCTGTAGGCCTGCAGAACACCCTGATCTTTGTGGTTTCCACCGGATATTTCAACGAACAGGAGATCCACCCTTCGGATATGGTTACTTCAGGCGGAGATTTTTATCCCGACAGGAGCATCGCATTGCTCAACATGTATCTCATGGCCATTTACGGTCGCGAACAATGGGTAAGCAAATATTACAACCAGCAGCTGTTTTTCAACCGGAAACTGATTGAAGACCGGAAAATCAATTTCGTGGAATTTCAGCAAAAAGCGGCGGAATTTCTTGTTCAATCGGCCGGTATACAGGATGTCATTACCTCTCACCAGATGCTGCACGGTGCTTACAATCAACGTGTGCAACATTACAGAAATGGTTTCTACAAAGGAATATCGGGTGATCTTTACCTGGAATTGCAGCCCGGATGGAAGGTAGTGGTAGAAAATGACCTCAACAACAACGTCCGCGTAAGAGACAATGCCGTTCATGCGCCGGTCATCTTTTTCGGAAACAACATTAAACCGCAGCGGATCAATCGTGTGATTGATGCAACGGAGATCGCCCCCAGCGTTTCACACCGCTTGCGGATTCGTGCTCCCAACGCTGCCCAAGCCAATATTTTGGAAGAACTGTTTTAA
- the gyrA gene encoding DNA gyrase subunit A, translating into MIDQEDRVIKINIEDEMKSAYIDYSMSVIVSRALPDVRDGFKPVHRRILFGMSELGNTSDKPHKKSARIVGEVLGKYHPHGDSSVYNAMVRLAQEWSMRYTLVDGQGNMGSVDGDSPAAMRYTEARMNKLGEEMLRDIDKETVDFQFNFDDTLQEPTVLPTRIPNLLINGASGIAVGMATNMAPHNLTEVINGIIAYIDDKEIDTEGLMHYIKAPDFPTGGYIYGYKGVIDAFETGRGRIVMRGKAEIESGKNHDKIIISEIPYLVNKAELIKHIADLVGEKRIEGISNVNDESDRQGMRIVVDVKRDANANVVLNKLYKLTAMQSSFSVNNIALVNGRPEMLNLKRMIELFVEHRHDVVVRRTKYELRKAEERAHILQGLIIASDNIDEVIAIIRGSSTPQEAIQRLIERFELSDIQARAIVEMRLRQLTGLEQDKLHAEFEEIQRVIAHLNDVLNNEELRMQIIKEELIEVRDKFGDQRRSEIIFASEEMNPEDFYSDDEMIITISHFGYIKRTPLTEFRTQNRGGVGAKGSQTRDEDFVEYIYPATNHNYMLFFTQKGKCYWLKVYEIPEGTKTSKGRAIQNLLNIDSDDSITAFVRVLTLDDEEYINSNYLVFGTQSGVVKKTLLEAYSRPRQNGVIAIGLREDDQVISVRLTDGKKDIIMANRNGRAIRFNEEDVRPMGRTATGVKGMTLDEDGEDYVIGMICMDPDSKDTILVVSEQGYGKRTMLNDEDGEPVYRITYRGGKGVKTLNITEKTGKLVAIKSVTDDNDLMIINKSGITIRVKISDIRTMGRATQGVRLINLEKRNDEIASVCKVNSEEEIDEVETVLPEDVDSEENFTDEVSE; encoded by the coding sequence ATGATTGACCAAGAAGACAGAGTCATTAAGATCAACATTGAAGATGAAATGAAGTCGGCGTACATCGATTATTCGATGTCCGTAATCGTTTCACGTGCATTACCTGACGTTCGTGATGGATTTAAACCCGTGCACAGACGTATCCTTTTTGGAATGTCCGAATTAGGGAACACATCGGATAAGCCGCACAAGAAATCGGCTAGAATCGTAGGGGAGGTACTCGGGAAGTACCATCCGCATGGCGATTCATCGGTTTATAATGCCATGGTGCGCCTGGCGCAAGAGTGGAGTATGCGCTACACGCTGGTTGACGGTCAGGGAAACATGGGAAGTGTTGACGGTGACAGCCCTGCGGCTATGCGTTATACCGAAGCCAGGATGAACAAACTTGGCGAAGAAATGTTGCGCGATATCGATAAAGAAACTGTAGATTTTCAATTCAATTTCGACGATACTCTTCAGGAGCCAACGGTTTTGCCGACACGGATACCCAACCTGCTCATCAACGGCGCATCGGGTATTGCGGTAGGAATGGCAACTAACATGGCACCGCACAATTTAACGGAAGTGATTAACGGAATTATAGCATATATTGATGATAAAGAGATAGATACTGAAGGGTTGATGCATTACATCAAGGCTCCCGACTTTCCCACAGGTGGTTATATTTATGGTTATAAAGGGGTTATTGATGCTTTTGAAACGGGTAGGGGACGCATCGTTATGCGTGGAAAAGCCGAAATTGAATCGGGAAAAAACCACGATAAAATAATCATTTCAGAGATCCCGTATCTGGTAAACAAAGCGGAGTTGATTAAGCACATTGCTGACTTGGTGGGCGAAAAGAGGATTGAGGGAATATCAAACGTAAATGATGAGTCGGACCGCCAGGGAATGCGTATAGTTGTTGATGTCAAACGCGACGCTAATGCAAACGTTGTTCTTAACAAGCTATACAAATTAACTGCCATGCAGTCGTCTTTCAGTGTGAACAATATTGCGTTGGTGAATGGCCGTCCGGAAATGCTTAACCTGAAGCGGATGATTGAACTGTTCGTTGAACACCGCCACGATGTGGTTGTGCGACGTACAAAATATGAACTTCGCAAAGCAGAAGAAAGAGCACACATATTGCAAGGTCTGATTATTGCCTCCGATAATATTGACGAGGTAATTGCCATAATCCGCGGTTCAAGCACACCGCAAGAGGCCATTCAACGGTTGATCGAACGCTTTGAGTTGTCCGATATCCAGGCACGTGCCATAGTAGAGATGCGGTTAAGGCAACTTACCGGGCTGGAGCAGGATAAGCTTCATGCCGAATTCGAAGAAATTCAACGGGTGATCGCTCATTTAAACGATGTCCTGAATAATGAGGAACTGCGTATGCAGATCATCAAAGAGGAGTTGATTGAAGTGCGCGACAAGTTCGGTGATCAACGCCGTTCTGAAATTATTTTTGCTTCGGAAGAGATGAATCCCGAAGATTTTTACTCCGATGATGAAATGATAATTACCATCTCTCATTTTGGTTACATCAAACGTACCCCACTGACAGAGTTCCGCACGCAGAACAGGGGTGGAGTAGGGGCTAAAGGGTCGCAAACAAGGGACGAAGATTTTGTTGAATACATTTATCCCGCTACCAACCACAATTATATGCTCTTCTTTACTCAAAAAGGCAAATGTTACTGGTTGAAGGTTTACGAAATTCCGGAAGGAACCAAGACATCGAAAGGAAGAGCCATTCAAAACCTGCTAAACATTGATTCAGATGACAGCATCACCGCTTTTGTACGAGTGCTTACCCTGGATGACGAAGAGTACATCAACTCCAATTACCTGGTTTTCGGAACACAATCGGGGGTTGTTAAGAAAACATTGCTGGAAGCTTATTCGCGACCGCGTCAAAATGGGGTGATTGCCATAGGATTAAGGGAGGATGATCAGGTGATTTCCGTAAGGTTGACCGACGGTAAAAAGGACATCATTATGGCTAACCGAAATGGCCGGGCCATTCGTTTCAACGAAGAGGATGTGAGACCGATGGGCCGTACTGCAACCGGAGTAAAAGGAATGACGTTGGATGAGGACGGCGAAGATTATGTAATCGGTATGATTTGCATGGATCCCGACTCAAAAGACACTATCCTGGTTGTATCCGAACAAGGGTACGGTAAGCGAACAATGCTTAATGACGAGGATGGGGAACCGGTTTATAGGATTACCTACCGAGGCGGGAAAGGGGTTAAAACGCTGAACATTACAGAAAAGACCGGAAAACTTGTCGCAATAAAAAGTGTGACAGACGATAATGATTTAATGATTATTAACAAATCGGGCATAACAATACGTGTGAAAATTTCCGATATTCGCACCATGGGACGTGCTACACAGGGAGTTCGGCTCATAAACCTGGAAAAACGAAACGATGAAATCGCTTCGGTATGTAAAGTTAATTCCGAAGAAGAAATAGATGAGGTGGAAACCGTTTTGCCAGAAGATGTCGATAGTGAGGAAAATTTTACGGATGAGGTCAGCGAATAA
- a CDS encoding tetratricopeptide repeat protein has protein sequence MRKLFFLTAVAVFAASSMFAQKSALRDAKRSLGSNDLNEARTLIKQATTNAETANDPETWKIFGDIGNKAFDNERTNEMLGKQANQEVMYNGLLESYTPYLKADSLGELPDEKGKVKNKFRKDIAGVLKANHPFYINGGIFFNEKQQYAKASDFFEIYWNIPSLPMFAGQKDPFLIDSTFQTIKYYAIITAIQAQDHKRALAMLKRAASEPFIANSAYQESDIYELIASEYIQQGDTAKYIETLYEGAEKFPKSKYFTPNLVNVFIRQGDNQKAMEYLDEAIKNDPSNACDLNSVKGALLAEKGDFAAAEEEYNKALTQDPNCERALEALAVNFILQAQNLKEKTATMSDRKLQLENDKKTVDFYQRALPHLEKFTKSLKDRTADKTEIDGALMKLRNVYYNLSMMGVDKSAQLKQVEAELGL, from the coding sequence ATGAGAAAATTATTTTTCCTTACTGCGGTGGCTGTCTTTGCTGCAAGTTCCATGTTTGCACAAAAGTCGGCTCTGAGAGATGCCAAGAGATCTTTAGGAAGCAACGACCTGAATGAAGCTCGCACCCTGATAAAACAGGCCACTACTAACGCAGAAACCGCCAATGATCCTGAAACCTGGAAAATCTTTGGAGATATCGGTAACAAGGCATTCGACAACGAGAGAACCAATGAAATGTTGGGAAAACAAGCAAACCAGGAAGTGATGTACAACGGACTGTTGGAATCTTACACACCGTATCTGAAAGCCGATTCACTAGGTGAGTTGCCGGATGAAAAAGGCAAAGTGAAAAACAAATTCAGAAAAGACATCGCCGGAGTTTTAAAAGCTAATCATCCTTTCTACATCAACGGGGGAATTTTCTTTAACGAAAAACAACAATATGCCAAAGCTTCCGATTTCTTCGAAATATACTGGAACATTCCTTCGTTACCGATGTTTGCCGGACAGAAAGACCCTTTTCTGATCGACAGTACTTTTCAAACCATTAAATATTATGCCATTATCACGGCTATTCAGGCGCAAGACCATAAAAGAGCATTGGCTATGCTGAAAAGAGCGGCCAGTGAACCTTTTATCGCCAACAGTGCTTATCAGGAAAGCGATATTTACGAACTTATTGCCAGCGAATATATTCAACAGGGAGATACGGCTAAATATATAGAAACTCTTTACGAAGGAGCGGAAAAATTCCCCAAAAGCAAGTATTTTACTCCTAATCTGGTAAACGTTTTTATCCGTCAGGGCGACAATCAGAAAGCCATGGAATACCTGGATGAAGCCATTAAGAACGATCCTTCCAACGCGTGTGATTTAAACAGTGTAAAAGGGGCATTATTGGCAGAAAAAGGAGATTTTGCAGCAGCTGAAGAAGAATATAACAAGGCATTAACGCAAGATCCCAATTGTGAAAGAGCGCTTGAAGCACTTGCGGTGAACTTTATCTTGCAGGCTCAGAATCTGAAGGAAAAAACAGCAACCATGTCGGACCGCAAATTGCAGTTGGAAAATGACAAAAAAACGGTCGATTTTTACCAAAGAGCATTGCCGCACCTGGAGAAATTTACCAAGTCATTGAAAGACAGGACTGCCGACAAAACAGAGATTGACGGCGCTTTAATGAAACTCAGAAATGTTTATTATAACTTAAGCATGATGGGTGTTGACAAATCTGCACAACTGAAACAAGTGGAAGCAGAACTTGGGTTGTAA